One window from the genome of Metabacillus flavus encodes:
- a CDS encoding glucosaminidase domain-containing protein, translating to MENFIDLVVPYVMKVQKEENISASMLIAQSILETGWGESFLAKNALNLFGIKGSYKGQSVTIRTIEYVEGEERVVSSAFKRYPTWYESFKDLVEFYKRGTRYAPIFGETDYKKACSALQQAGYASDPMYAEKLIGIIERNSLAKYDTMSGIPVPPSKVSKPYPGELIKKGSKGMYAADVQKQLNKLNFKLAEDGIFGAKTERTVRTFQQMKGLSADGVVGSKTWNVLFAN from the coding sequence GTGGAAAATTTTATTGATTTAGTCGTTCCTTATGTTATGAAAGTACAAAAGGAAGAAAATATTTCAGCATCTATGCTAATAGCCCAATCCATACTGGAAACTGGCTGGGGAGAGAGCTTTCTGGCAAAAAACGCCTTAAATTTATTCGGCATTAAAGGCTCTTATAAAGGACAATCCGTTACCATCCGGACTATTGAATATGTGGAGGGAGAAGAAAGAGTGGTTTCCTCTGCTTTCAAACGCTATCCAACATGGTATGAATCCTTTAAAGACCTTGTTGAGTTTTACAAAAGAGGGACGAGATACGCGCCTATTTTTGGTGAAACAGATTATAAGAAAGCATGCTCCGCTCTGCAGCAGGCAGGATACGCAAGTGATCCAATGTATGCGGAAAAGCTGATCGGCATTATTGAGAGAAACAGCCTGGCTAAGTATGATACGATGTCCGGCATTCCTGTTCCGCCTTCCAAAGTCTCGAAACCATACCCTGGAGAATTAATTAAAAAAGGTTCGAAAGGGATGTATGCAGCGGATGTGCAAAAACAGTTGAATAAGCTTAATTTTAAGCTGGCTGAGGATGGAATTTTCGGAGCTAAGACAGAGCGGACTGTAAGAACGTTTCAGCAAATGAAAGGTCTATCTGCTGATGGAGTTGTTGGATCCAAAACCTGGAATGTTTTGTTTGCGAATTGA
- a CDS encoding bifunctional cytochrome P450/NADPH--P450 reductase, with translation MNTMSKIPMPDLQGDNGNLPLLNPDKPVQSLMEIAKKMGPIFRLEKPGQSTVYLSGRNLAAEVSDETRFDKSVSQALQNVRAFSGDGLFTSWTHEPNWKKAHNILLPSFSQKAMKGYHHMMADIAIQLVQKWERLNAGDAVDVSEDMTRLTLDTIGLCGFNYRFNSYYKENFHPFIESMTGALGEAMSKLQRTETDEAFLEEKEEAFQQNIQSMFSLVDQLIAERKEQPEKEWADDLLSHMLRSKDPETGEGLSDENIRFQIITFLIAGHETTSGLLSFTFYYLLKNPDVLKKAQEEADRVLTESVPGYKEVKKLKYVQMILNEALRLWPTAPAFSLYAKEDEVIGGEYSIQKGEEVTVLLPQLHRDRSIWGEDAEEFKPERFEDMSTIPPHAFKPFGNGQRACIGQQFALHEATLVMGLLLKHFDFIDHTSYKLDVKETLTLKPNQFTMKVKSRKKWMGFAVQAEEPLKASKAEAVSKPPEDAHQTPLLVLYGSNMGTSEGLAKEFAEKGVQYGFESKAAPLDEYTGRLPQEGAVVIFSASYNGNPPDNAQKFTEWLIGADSNELKGVQYTVFGCGDRNWASTYQRIPHLLDRTLEEKGAIRFAMRGEGDADADFDGDFEAWQEEFWPSAASYFGVQLPAEVPVAGTGLSLEFVTGETAVPLSETYNAFTAEVSAAKELQSEVSGRSTRHIEFLLPEGVSYKEGGHIGIFPENSPEMVNRVLRRFRLNGDEQLLLNGEGASISHLPKNHPIGVRELFSKYVELQEPVTRSQLKILAAVNVCPPHRMELEAMLANYPEEILAKRITVLELLEKYMACELPFDQFLSLLPALKPRYYSISSSPEMSSERVSLTVSVVKDTAWSGTGEYNGVASGYLARLLPGDRVTCFVKEPQSGFERPADPETPIIMVGPGTGIAPFRGFLQGRRALKERGYKLGEAHLYFGCRAREHDYLYEQELLDAEKDGLVTLHTAFSREEGMAKRYVQHLMKEDASHLISLLDLKGHLYICGDGSKMAPDVETVMKESYKTDKNVSEVDAVKWLADLQEQGRFAKDVWAGK, from the coding sequence ATGAACACAATGAGCAAAATTCCGATGCCGGATCTTCAGGGAGACAATGGAAACCTTCCGCTTCTTAATCCGGATAAACCCGTTCAGTCTCTAATGGAAATTGCAAAAAAAATGGGACCGATCTTCCGGTTAGAAAAACCAGGGCAATCGACGGTTTATTTGTCAGGGCGCAATCTGGCTGCAGAGGTTTCTGATGAAACAAGATTCGATAAAAGCGTAAGCCAGGCATTGCAAAACGTGCGGGCCTTTTCAGGAGATGGGCTGTTTACCAGCTGGACGCATGAGCCCAATTGGAAGAAGGCGCATAATATTCTGCTCCCAAGTTTCAGTCAAAAAGCAATGAAGGGCTATCACCATATGATGGCCGACATTGCTATCCAGCTCGTACAAAAGTGGGAGCGGCTGAATGCGGGGGACGCTGTTGATGTTTCCGAGGATATGACAAGACTGACTCTTGATACAATCGGACTTTGCGGATTTAACTATCGGTTCAACAGCTACTACAAGGAAAACTTCCATCCCTTCATTGAGAGTATGACAGGTGCACTTGGAGAGGCGATGAGCAAGCTTCAGCGAACGGAAACGGATGAAGCTTTCTTGGAGGAAAAGGAAGAAGCCTTTCAGCAAAACATTCAATCCATGTTCAGTCTGGTTGATCAGCTCATTGCGGAACGGAAAGAACAGCCGGAGAAGGAGTGGGCAGACGACCTCCTTTCCCACATGCTGAGAAGCAAGGATCCGGAGACAGGGGAAGGGCTAAGTGATGAAAATATCCGGTTCCAGATTATCACGTTCCTCATCGCAGGCCACGAAACGACAAGTGGTCTTCTATCCTTTACCTTTTACTATTTGCTGAAAAATCCTGACGTACTAAAAAAGGCGCAGGAAGAAGCAGACCGTGTTTTGACTGAGTCTGTTCCCGGCTACAAAGAGGTCAAGAAGCTGAAATATGTGCAGATGATCCTGAACGAAGCACTAAGACTTTGGCCGACTGCTCCTGCTTTCTCCCTCTATGCGAAGGAGGATGAAGTAATTGGAGGAGAATATTCAATCCAAAAGGGAGAGGAAGTAACCGTTCTTCTTCCGCAGCTTCACCGCGACCGTTCCATATGGGGTGAAGATGCCGAAGAGTTCAAGCCTGAGCGGTTCGAGGATATGAGCACCATTCCTCCGCATGCTTTCAAACCGTTCGGAAACGGTCAGCGTGCCTGTATCGGCCAGCAATTTGCTCTTCATGAAGCGACCCTCGTCATGGGACTGCTGCTGAAGCATTTTGATTTTATTGATCATACCAGCTATAAGCTTGATGTGAAAGAAACGCTCACATTAAAGCCAAATCAGTTTACGATGAAGGTGAAATCCCGAAAAAAATGGATGGGCTTTGCCGTACAGGCAGAAGAGCCTTTGAAAGCAAGCAAGGCAGAGGCTGTCTCTAAGCCCCCAGAGGATGCTCATCAGACACCATTGCTCGTTCTTTACGGCTCAAACATGGGCACATCTGAAGGCTTGGCGAAGGAGTTTGCTGAAAAAGGGGTGCAGTATGGTTTCGAATCAAAAGCCGCTCCGCTCGATGAATATACAGGAAGACTGCCTCAGGAAGGTGCAGTTGTTATTTTTTCCGCTTCCTACAACGGCAATCCTCCTGACAACGCCCAAAAGTTTACCGAATGGCTGATAGGAGCAGATTCGAATGAACTCAAGGGTGTGCAATATACGGTATTTGGCTGCGGGGACCGCAACTGGGCAAGCACGTATCAGCGAATTCCCCATCTCCTTGACCGGACTCTAGAAGAAAAAGGCGCCATCCGCTTTGCTATGCGGGGAGAAGGAGATGCGGACGCAGATTTTGACGGGGACTTTGAAGCCTGGCAGGAAGAGTTCTGGCCATCCGCTGCTTCCTATTTTGGAGTTCAGCTGCCTGCAGAAGTACCTGTTGCGGGAACCGGTCTATCATTAGAATTTGTTACAGGTGAAACGGCTGTACCTCTTTCCGAAACCTATAACGCTTTCACAGCTGAAGTAAGTGCGGCAAAAGAGCTTCAATCCGAAGTGAGCGGGCGCAGCACCCGCCATATTGAATTTCTTCTGCCTGAAGGCGTGAGTTATAAAGAGGGCGGCCACATTGGCATTTTTCCTGAAAACAGCCCGGAAATGGTTAACCGTGTTCTGCGCCGCTTCCGATTGAATGGCGATGAACAGCTTCTTTTGAATGGAGAAGGGGCAAGCATTTCTCATTTACCGAAAAACCACCCGATTGGAGTAAGGGAACTGTTCTCCAAATACGTGGAACTTCAAGAGCCGGTTACGAGGTCACAGCTGAAAATACTGGCCGCTGTAAATGTTTGTCCGCCGCATCGCATGGAGCTTGAAGCAATGCTCGCCAATTATCCGGAAGAAATACTAGCAAAAAGAATAACGGTGCTCGAACTCCTGGAAAAATACATGGCCTGTGAACTCCCGTTTGATCAGTTCTTGAGTTTGCTTCCGGCACTTAAGCCGCGCTATTATTCCATTTCCAGCTCACCTGAAATGTCATCTGAAAGAGTGAGCCTGACGGTAAGCGTAGTAAAAGATACGGCTTGGAGCGGAACAGGTGAATACAACGGAGTCGCTTCTGGCTATCTTGCCCGCTTGCTTCCGGGAGACCGGGTAACGTGTTTTGTCAAAGAGCCTCAAAGCGGTTTTGAACGTCCTGCGGATCCTGAAACGCCAATCATTATGGTTGGCCCTGGTACAGGAATTGCTCCATTCAGAGGGTTTTTGCAGGGACGGCGTGCTTTAAAGGAGCGGGGATACAAGCTCGGAGAAGCACATCTCTATTTCGGGTGCAGAGCGAGGGAGCACGATTATTTGTATGAGCAGGAGCTCCTTGACGCGGAGAAGGATGGACTGGTAACTCTTCATACCGCCTTCTCGCGTGAGGAAGGTATGGCCAAAAGATATGTTCAGCATCTGATGAAAGAGGATGCTTCCCATTTAATTTCGCTTCTTGATCTTAAGGGACACCTCTATATATGCGGTGATGGCAGCAAAATGGCCCCGGATGTAGAAACGGTTATGAAAGAGAGCTATAAGACGGATAAAAATGTTTCAGAAGTGGACGCAGTCAAATGGCTCGCTGACCTTCAGGAGCAAGGCCGTTTTGCAAAGGATGTATGGGCAGGAAAATAA
- a CDS encoding MBL fold metallo-hydrolase codes for MNPAQNQESIITMPIPTPFPVGDINVYVYRGDSLTLIDAGPKTEEALDSLKMQLEKAGYRLDDIEQVIVTHHHPDHVGLLDELKGARFIGHPYNEPWLSRDQGFLESQKTFFQGLLLEFGVDPVFMKYIKNLERSLAFSCTVSLDGTLINGDEVPGMPGFRVIETPGHAQSHIALYREADGILFGGDVLLKKISANPLLEPPMSGTERPKPQLQFNETFNKLLQLPLSRVFSGHGEIIENAHELIYYRKKRQADRAEEVRKMLAQKPMTAFQVCTELFPTVFHKELMLTMSETVAQLDYLENLGKITSNGSKENRMYFA; via the coding sequence ATGAATCCAGCACAGAACCAGGAATCCATTATCACAATGCCGATCCCAACCCCATTTCCGGTAGGGGATATCAATGTGTATGTTTACAGAGGAGATTCTCTGACATTAATTGACGCAGGTCCGAAAACAGAAGAAGCGCTGGACTCCTTAAAAATGCAGCTTGAAAAGGCCGGTTACCGGCTTGATGATATCGAACAGGTTATTGTAACGCATCATCATCCTGACCATGTAGGACTCCTGGATGAATTAAAAGGAGCAAGGTTTATCGGGCATCCTTATAATGAGCCTTGGCTATCAAGGGATCAGGGATTTCTTGAAAGTCAAAAAACCTTCTTCCAGGGCCTTCTCCTTGAGTTTGGAGTGGATCCTGTTTTCATGAAATACATTAAGAATTTAGAGCGGTCTTTAGCCTTTTCCTGCACCGTTTCTCTTGATGGAACCCTTATAAATGGAGATGAAGTCCCGGGAATGCCCGGCTTCCGTGTAATTGAAACACCGGGCCATGCGCAATCGCATATCGCCCTTTACAGGGAAGCGGACGGGATTCTGTTCGGGGGAGATGTCCTTTTGAAAAAAATATCCGCCAATCCTTTACTTGAGCCGCCTATGTCCGGCACGGAGCGGCCAAAACCGCAGCTTCAATTCAACGAAACATTTAACAAGCTGCTTCAACTTCCTCTTTCAAGAGTATTCTCCGGCCACGGGGAGATCATTGAGAATGCTCACGAACTCATCTATTACCGGAAAAAGCGCCAGGCTGACCGTGCAGAGGAAGTCCGTAAAATGCTTGCGCAAAAACCGATGACAGCCTTTCAGGTTTGCACGGAGCTGTTTCCGACCGTATTTCATAAAGAGCTGATGCTGACCATGTCTGAAACAGTGGCCCAGTTGGATTATTTAGAGAATCTAGGTAAAATCACTTCAAACGGTTCAAAAGAAAACCGAATGTATTTTGCTTAG
- the namA gene encoding NADPH dehydrogenase NamA, which yields MNRKLFEPYKIKDVELKNRIVMSPMCMYSSMNEDGKLESFHRTHYVSRAAGQTGLIMLEASAVTPQGRISPNDLGIWSDEHTEGFASLVKEIKSYRSKTAIQLAHAGRKAVLEEEIAAPTAIPFNENSKRPVAMTKEKIQETILAFRDGARRAKEAGFDIIELHGAHGYLINQFLSPLSNHRDDEYGGSAENRYRFLREVIEAVKEVWHGPIFVRVSATDYHPEGLTPDDHVVFAKWMREQGIDLIDVSSGALVPADIQVYPGYQVPFAEKIRREAEIATGAVGMITHGLQAEEILRSERAELVFIARELLRDPYWPRTAAEQLGISIESPVQYERGWK from the coding sequence TTGAATCGAAAATTATTTGAACCATATAAGATAAAAGATGTAGAACTGAAAAACCGGATTGTTATGTCGCCGATGTGCATGTATTCATCCATGAATGAGGACGGAAAGCTTGAAAGCTTCCACCGCACCCATTACGTAAGCCGTGCAGCAGGCCAGACCGGTCTGATCATGCTTGAAGCATCTGCGGTTACGCCACAGGGCAGAATTTCACCAAACGATCTCGGTATTTGGAGTGATGAGCATACAGAGGGTTTTGCAAGCCTAGTGAAAGAAATTAAAAGCTATAGATCCAAAACGGCTATCCAGCTTGCTCATGCGGGACGAAAAGCTGTATTAGAAGAAGAAATTGCAGCTCCGACTGCTATACCTTTTAATGAAAATTCAAAAAGACCAGTAGCCATGACCAAAGAAAAAATCCAGGAAACCATCCTGGCATTCCGTGATGGAGCCCGCCGAGCGAAAGAAGCCGGATTCGATATTATTGAACTTCATGGTGCGCACGGCTATTTGATCAACCAATTCTTATCTCCATTATCCAATCATCGCGATGATGAATATGGAGGTTCGGCTGAAAACCGCTACCGCTTCCTTAGAGAAGTGATTGAAGCAGTTAAAGAAGTATGGCATGGACCGATCTTTGTCAGGGTTTCTGCCACTGATTACCACCCTGAAGGATTAACTCCGGATGATCATGTTGTATTCGCCAAATGGATGCGCGAGCAGGGAATAGACCTAATCGACGTAAGTTCAGGAGCTCTAGTACCGGCAGATATTCAGGTTTACCCAGGATACCAAGTTCCATTTGCAGAAAAAATCCGCCGCGAAGCTGAAATAGCAACAGGTGCAGTAGGTATGATTACGCATGGTCTTCAAGCAGAGGAAATTCTGCGCAGCGAACGGGCAGAATTAGTTTTCATAGCCCGTGAACTTCTTCGTGACCCCTACTGGCCGAGGACTGCTGCTGAACAGCTTGGGATATCAATTGAATCTCCGGTTCAATATGAGAGAGGCTGGAAGTAA
- a CDS encoding SDR family NAD(P)-dependent oxidoreductase has protein sequence MELKNKVVYITGASGGIGEAMARKTAAAGAIPVLLARREDRLQALALELKEKYGTEARYAKLDVSDTAGISPVIGQLLAETGRIDVLINNAGFGVFKTVEESTLQEMEGMFEVNVFGLIACTKAVLPAMKKQGSGHIINIASQAGKIATPKSSLYAATKHAVLGFSNSLRMECSGTGIKVTTVNPGPIKTNFFETADESGDYTKNVERWMLAPDYVADKVIGSMVKYKREINLPRWMNAGSTMYQIAPGLVEKLAGNAFNKK, from the coding sequence ATGGAGCTTAAAAACAAAGTGGTTTATATAACTGGAGCCTCCGGAGGAATTGGAGAAGCGATGGCCAGAAAAACGGCTGCTGCCGGGGCAATCCCGGTCCTGCTTGCGAGAAGAGAGGACCGGCTGCAGGCACTCGCTTTGGAGCTGAAAGAGAAGTATGGAACGGAAGCCCGGTATGCCAAACTGGATGTTTCGGATACGGCAGGCATCTCACCTGTCATCGGGCAGCTGCTGGCTGAGACTGGCCGCATTGATGTACTCATTAACAATGCCGGATTTGGTGTCTTCAAGACGGTGGAAGAGTCCACTCTTCAGGAAATGGAAGGGATGTTTGAAGTCAATGTCTTTGGCTTGATTGCCTGCACAAAAGCTGTGCTGCCCGCTATGAAAAAACAAGGCAGCGGTCACATCATCAATATTGCTTCGCAAGCAGGGAAAATTGCTACGCCTAAATCCAGTCTGTATGCGGCAACAAAGCATGCCGTGCTCGGGTTCTCAAACAGTCTTCGGATGGAATGCAGCGGGACCGGGATCAAGGTAACAACCGTTAACCCGGGACCGATTAAAACGAATTTTTTTGAAACAGCAGATGAAAGCGGCGATTATACAAAAAATGTGGAGCGGTGGATGCTTGCGCCGGACTATGTGGCGGATAAAGTGATCGGCTCGATGGTTAAGTACAAACGGGAAATCAACCTGCCAAGGTGGATGAACGCAGGAAGCACCATGTACCAGATCGCGCCTGGATTAGTAGAAAAACTTGCAGGGAATGCGTTTAATAAAAAATAA
- a CDS encoding M20/M25/M40 family metallo-hydrolase, giving the protein MKTLWQTKEQLTELLAKLVEYDSVTGTAGEASFPEYVQYLLNQTNYFNQNPDYLTLHPLKDGRRFLTALVKGKTDRTLILLSHFDTVEVIDYGELRHLAFRPKELTDTLKEKKEWLPEQVQKELESGDWLFGRGTMDMKAGLTVQMGVLEKAMKEEFDGNLLLLTVPDEEVNSEGMLAAVHALSDLKERHHLEYTACINSEPMFTKYPNDPDYYLYTGSIGKVLAGFLCYGKETHVGEPFSGLNANLMASKISEQLELNDDYCEMVEEEVTPPPTSLLQKDLKEEYSVQIPHIAVSLFNVLTMQRPLEELHELLLQSAKTAAKEIEAHYIKRANSYSEKVPYKPDPFSVKVISYDELFSYAVKKAGKQEVERRIANLETEAGGETDGRQTSIRIAAELAGLCKELSPMIILFYGPPFYPAVSSNENRMIRHIADFVSALAKKEYGISLKRQVYFPGLSDLSFLQLQDSDESLSKLTKSLPVYERGYSLPVKEIKDLNMPVINIGPVGRDAHQWTERLYLPYSFGQLPEILEMSIKEFFSWEKRRG; this is encoded by the coding sequence ATGAAAACATTATGGCAGACAAAGGAACAGCTAACAGAATTATTGGCAAAACTGGTTGAATACGATAGTGTAACCGGAACGGCTGGAGAAGCCTCGTTTCCTGAATACGTACAGTATTTGCTGAATCAGACAAATTATTTCAACCAAAATCCGGACTACTTAACTCTTCATCCACTTAAAGATGGCAGACGTTTTTTAACGGCTCTTGTGAAAGGGAAGACTGACAGAACCCTCATACTATTAAGTCATTTTGATACGGTAGAAGTCATTGATTATGGAGAACTCCGGCATCTTGCATTCCGGCCGAAAGAACTAACTGATACGCTGAAGGAAAAAAAAGAGTGGCTGCCTGAACAAGTCCAGAAAGAGCTGGAAAGCGGAGATTGGCTGTTTGGCCGGGGAACGATGGATATGAAGGCGGGGCTAACCGTGCAAATGGGTGTGCTCGAAAAGGCAATGAAAGAAGAGTTCGACGGAAACCTGCTGCTTCTTACGGTTCCGGACGAGGAGGTAAACTCTGAAGGAATGCTTGCAGCGGTACATGCTTTGAGTGATTTGAAGGAAAGGCATCATCTCGAGTATACGGCGTGCATCAATTCAGAGCCGATGTTTACGAAATATCCGAATGACCCGGACTATTATCTGTACACAGGGTCGATTGGAAAAGTACTCGCAGGATTCCTTTGCTATGGGAAAGAGACACATGTTGGAGAACCTTTTTCCGGATTGAATGCTAATTTAATGGCATCCAAAATCAGCGAGCAGCTTGAATTGAATGATGATTACTGTGAAATGGTGGAAGAAGAGGTCACACCGCCGCCAACGAGCTTGCTGCAAAAGGATTTGAAAGAGGAGTATTCCGTGCAGATTCCTCATATCGCGGTATCTCTGTTTAATGTTTTAACCATGCAGAGGCCGCTGGAAGAGCTTCATGAACTGCTTCTTCAATCTGCCAAAACCGCTGCGAAAGAAATCGAAGCGCATTACATAAAAAGAGCAAATTCTTACTCTGAGAAAGTTCCTTACAAGCCGGATCCATTTTCTGTTAAAGTGATAAGTTATGACGAACTTTTCAGCTATGCAGTGAAAAAAGCCGGGAAGCAGGAAGTGGAACGAAGAATTGCCAATCTGGAGACGGAGGCTGGAGGAGAAACGGATGGACGACAAACCTCGATCCGCATTGCCGCTGAGCTGGCTGGCTTATGTAAAGAGCTTTCACCGATGATTATTCTTTTCTATGGCCCTCCGTTTTATCCTGCAGTTTCATCGAATGAAAATCGAATGATTCGGCACATCGCGGATTTTGTTTCAGCATTGGCCAAAAAAGAGTATGGAATTTCACTAAAACGTCAGGTCTATTTTCCGGGTCTTTCCGATCTAAGCTTTCTTCAGCTGCAGGATTCAGATGAATCACTCTCGAAGCTTACAAAAAGCTTACCGGTTTATGAAAGAGGATATTCCTTGCCAGTTAAGGAAATTAAGGATCTAAACATGCCAGTCATCAATATCGGGCCGGTTGGGCGCGATGCCCATCAATGGACAGAGAGGCTATACTTGCCATATTCCTTCGGTCAGCTGCCCGAAATTTTGGAGATGAGCATTAAGGAGTTTTTCAGCTGGGAAAAGAGAAGGGGCTGA
- a CDS encoding TetR/AcrR family transcriptional regulator produces the protein MNVHSALKGGVRMTAAAAGKEHQILQAGLHLFAERGFDATAVPAIAKEAGVGAGTIYRYFENKETLGNVLFQQCLSRFKQTLKNGYPADSENPREQFQHFFYGMVTFTNENEHALCFIRNHAHAHFLNEKSTNQFIQALSGLYDFFEEGKTKQIIRDLPANGLIAIFFGAFLELHRLIRAGHLEETPELMKGIEESCWDAVRIHD, from the coding sequence ATGAACGTTCATTCCGCTTTGAAAGGGGGAGTAAGAATGACTGCAGCTGCGGCAGGAAAAGAACATCAGATATTGCAGGCCGGGCTCCATTTATTCGCTGAGCGCGGATTCGATGCCACTGCTGTTCCAGCCATCGCTAAGGAAGCAGGTGTAGGAGCCGGAACGATTTACCGTTATTTCGAGAACAAAGAGACGCTCGGAAATGTGCTGTTTCAGCAATGTCTCAGCCGGTTTAAACAAACTCTTAAAAACGGATATCCTGCAGATTCGGAAAACCCCAGGGAGCAATTTCAGCACTTTTTTTATGGAATGGTTACTTTCACAAATGAGAATGAACATGCTTTGTGCTTTATCAGAAATCATGCACATGCTCACTTTTTGAATGAGAAAAGCACCAATCAATTCATTCAGGCTCTATCTGGTCTTTATGATTTTTTTGAAGAAGGCAAGACGAAACAGATTATCCGTGATTTGCCGGCTAACGGCTTAATCGCTATATTTTTCGGAGCGTTCCTGGAGCTTCACCGCCTTATACGCGCCGGACACCTTGAAGAAACTCCCGAGCTAATGAAAGGGATTGAAGAAAGCTGCTGGGATGCTGTCAGAATTCATGATTGA
- a CDS encoding helix-turn-helix domain-containing protein produces MFKIHPNHAQQQLINQTFGCVRFVYNTILHHNLNDSN; encoded by the coding sequence ATGTTCAAAATCCATCCAAACCACGCCCAGCAACAGCTCATCAATCAGACGTTTGGATGTGTCAGGTTCGTCTATAACACGATCCTCCATCACAATTTGAATGATTCCAACTAA
- the proC gene encoding pyrroline-5-carboxylate reductase codes for MKIGVIGAGSMAEAVISGLINGNVVRPENINVCNRSDRSKLLYMQDHYGVNVTENKEELLDRSEIIILAMKPKDAEEAVLSIRPYVKKQLFLSVLAGVTIHTIQRLLGKKAPVIRAMPNTSAAIQMSATAIAPSEEVTMHQLKMAKHLFETIGMVAVVEEHRLDAVTALSGSGPAYIYYFIEAMENAAKEIGLDQEIAKSLILQTLAGASEMLMQSDKQASQLRKEVTSPGGTTEAGIEKLKDYQFHDAIIACVKRAAERSVELQAQVSNEEKKIREA; via the coding sequence ATGAAAATAGGAGTAATTGGTGCAGGTTCAATGGCTGAAGCGGTCATTTCCGGATTAATAAACGGGAATGTTGTCCGTCCTGAGAATATAAATGTCTGCAATCGCAGCGACCGCAGCAAGCTTTTATATATGCAGGACCATTACGGAGTAAATGTCACTGAAAATAAAGAAGAACTATTGGACCGCTCAGAAATTATCATTTTGGCAATGAAACCAAAGGATGCTGAAGAAGCCGTTCTCTCCATCCGCCCTTACGTTAAAAAGCAGCTGTTCCTTTCCGTTCTGGCTGGAGTTACCATTCATACGATTCAGAGGCTGCTTGGAAAAAAAGCACCGGTCATACGCGCGATGCCGAATACTTCTGCAGCCATTCAAATGTCCGCAACGGCGATTGCTCCAAGTGAAGAAGTCACCATGCATCAGCTGAAAATGGCCAAACATCTCTTTGAAACGATTGGAATGGTCGCTGTTGTGGAAGAACACAGACTGGATGCTGTAACGGCTCTTTCCGGAAGCGGCCCTGCCTATATTTACTACTTTATAGAAGCAATGGAAAATGCGGCTAAGGAAATTGGACTTGACCAGGAGATTGCTAAAAGCTTAATTCTTCAGACACTTGCAGGCGCATCCGAAATGCTGATGCAATCCGATAAGCAGGCTTCCCAATTACGAAAAGAAGTTACGAGCCCAGGCGGAACAACAGAAGCCGGAATTGAGAAACTAAAAGACTATCAGTTTCATGATGCCATCATTGCGTGTGTGAAAAGAGCTGCCGAGCGCTCCGTGGAACTGCAGGCACAGGTTTCAAATGAGGAAAAGAAAATCAGAGAAGCTTAA
- the rpmG gene encoding 50S ribosomal protein L33: MRVNITLACTETGDRNYITTKNKRNNPDRIEMKKYCPRLKRVTLHRETK, translated from the coding sequence ATGCGTGTAAATATCACTTTAGCATGTACTGAAACTGGGGATCGAAATTATATTACGACTAAAAATAAGCGAAACAATCCGGACCGGATCGAAATGAAAAAATATTGTCCCAGATTGAAGCGTGTGACCTTGCACAGAGAAACGAAATAA